TGTTGATGAGAATGTTCGCAATTGTTGGATTTCACAAGTTTTATTagaaaaagaaattcatagccCTGTAAAGACCTTTTCTGCTGtttacttcttttcttattcctcATTTTGTGAATTTTAAGTCGGGCGAAGGCTCGAAGTGATTGACTTGAGTTCGTAGCGCTTACCTCCGCTCCTTCTCGCCACTTACTCAGCGATATTAGAAGTTGGATCAGGCTCAGTTATCTCGTTTGTTGGCGTGCCAACTACGGCAAAGACAAAGACAGCCGGCTATGGCGGACTGAGAACGAGAGCCGCAGTGAGCCTGAACAAGTCAACCATGCGTTCATCGAAGATGGCTTCATCGGGCAACACACGTTTTCCGCAGCTCTGCGACGTGCTAACCAGAGGAATTCTAATTTCGTGAAGGTATTTCAGCGTTTCCTAAAAGCAATGGATGAGTACAAGAATTTGCTCCCATTATTTGtgcaggtattgattttgcatgagtacacgAGTAAACAAAGTTCTCTGCAAGCCTCACTAGATTGACAGAGATGCGGTGTCGCTTGACCAACTGGCAAAGACACCAGCTAAGCTGCTGTCGGGAAAATGCGTATAATTAAAGGCTTGAATTCGAGTTGGCACGGATACATAGTTTTAGCTTCTTTTACTTGTAGCGTGTAGTTCAAATGACATCATGTAATTATAGGCTTCTACCAGTTCATGAAAATCTGGTAGCCGCGGTTTGAACGTTTGTGGGTCTTTACTTTTAATACTATAACTCAAATATACGTGATGGACTAAAGCTTCTAAAAGTTATTACAGAGAATGTCGCTGGAGACGACGTTTGACAAGCGAACTTCATCAAGGCGGCACTGTTCACCGGACGAGGACATGCCAACTCGACGAAACACTGTTTTCAGAGACGATCTTTCTCAAAAAACTGATCGCTTAAAGCCTCTCCACGCTTGtgaacttcagtctcgtttggtactTAAGTTCTGTAAGAAAACAAGTTGACGTATGAGCTTCaccaggtttttttttgttacggtTTTCCTGGCTTTCGTGATGTTCTCTGCAGAATAATGGCAGTTCAGCTATTTCGAGTGTGCAGTGTCAAAATTCAGCTGAACCGAACATTCCCGTTCATTGTTACCTGAAATATCTCGCAGTTTCATCATTTCAGTAGTACGAGGTATAAACAGTACGAGAGATAACTCACAAAACTAATAACTTTGGTACCCATATGGATCACAGGTAAATGCTCTACGCAATGATACGACAGCGAATAGCTTAAGATCCCATGTCATGAGGGCTTTGAGAAAGGCCAAACGTGCAAACATGTCTTCAAGAATATCGTAACATTTATTTACACTACACTTTTAAACATGTTCCATGCGGTGGCACAAAACACTGAATATTGGACATTTGACAAGAAAGAGATATCACGAGTCTATAGGGACAACGTCACAGAATGGTTATTGTCTTGACATCAGGAAATGCACTCGAAGTTTTCTGACATTCTTAACGGTAGCAAAGTTTACGTCGTCTTGCCGAAAAGAGGAAGAATTCAAAAGCCACAGGAGCAGTGCTGAAAGGCAATCGAAAGATGAAAAAATGCTTATTAGAGACCTCTTAAACCGTtgacccccccaccccccttaaTTTTTTCAACTTGTAATACGGATAATCTACTAGGTAGTGCACACAATCGTGGAAATGCAAAGGGCTAGGTAAACTGTGAAGGATATGTTACATGGATTAAATACTAGTTTCGACTAACCGAGTTTGAGAATTTCGTGATTGATGGCAAAATTAAGGAAAAGAGGTAAGTGACGCTCCTTTTTATTGGCTGTTAGCTTCGAACTGAACGGTTACGAATATTGAGTACCCTGCCACTACGCAGCCTTCGCCACTGTCTGCTTCTCAGATATTCCAGTTGAGCAGTCTTGGCTATTGAACCAGCTTAGACTACGTTGTCCTGCTCACCACACTATAAAGCGAACAACTGAGGAAAGGGTGTATAAACTAAGTtccaaatgggaggtggggctagtcaagctgctataacgcagcttttttcctactttccatgccacaattgtttcttgtttgtgtaaatcacggtgtatcgttgtggtgaaataaatttcaacttcaacttcaacttcaacttctaCATCACTGAGCTCTGCTTGAAGTCAGGAAACAGTCAAAAATATAAACAATACAGCATCAGGGCAGTATAATAAAAACCCACAACTACCGAACTTTTACCAACTGTTAGCTCAGGTACACCATAGAAGTCAAAGGAAATTGCATGTATGTGAAAGCACCACTGAAAAACTGTGGATACATTTAGATgagtttcttctctttttttgctatttttcaAATGTGTTGCCTTGCAGCAGACTAATTTCAGTCATTTTGCTTTCTGTCATTCATTATTGTCTAACATTCATTAATAGTTATTTTGTTATGTCCCACATTGTTTTTATAGACTGTATCAATTTTATCTACTGACAATTTGCCCCATTCCATAGCCACTGTTTGTAAACAGGGTGTCAGAAGGTATATATTGACAAATATGTACTTACAGATATCTGGTGAAGAGACGCATAGAGCAGAGTAGAAAGACGCGGTATCACTAGGGAAAGGGCGACTACTTTCTAGCCGTAGTATCCATGGCCTCCGTATCCACCATGTCCGTAGGCGGGCACCGTCTTTCCGTGGGCCGAGTGGTAAGGGGCGGCGGCCGGCAGGCTGCTCTTGGTTCCGGGCTCGTTGGTCTTCACCATGGCTCGGAAGCCCCACTTGTCGGCCACGTAGTGCACCTGCCTGTGGCGGCCGTCGATGTCGCCCAGGTAGTACGAGCCGTGCACGGGGCCGTACGCCGCGCCGGTTTCGTGGCGGCCATTGACGGCGCCGTAGCCGTTGACGATGTCGTAGCCGAAGCTGTAGCGGCCGTGGTCCTGCgatgaagaaataaagaaacgtGGCCAGTTTCAGGATGATTTATTATTATCGCCTCTCGGTGGCACTAATGTAGTGTTAAGCCTCATCACTGACAGTATACAACAGTAGTGACGCTTCCAAGGCCCCTTTGCTGTGTGCTCGTCGCTACTTTTTCATTCTGCCAGTATGACCCTTGGAAGCATGCCTGCCCATGAGATAGTAGAGACCACATTATGTGAAATATGCCCATGTGCGGTTAATGGTCGGAGTGCAACAAAATCTTTCTACTGAACAAATATTTCGTGGAACCTGCGCTCCCCGAACACCACTTCCAATGCATCTCTTTCATTGCATCTCTTTCAAACAATAAAGTCATGGTCATGGCTGAAAGGAGGTGTTGAGAAATGTCTCCGGCATTACAGCACGAACAAGTGCACATGTCCGAAGATGCTGGCTGCTGAATAATGAGTAAGGAAGGGCACTCGAACAGAGATGTGTTCATAAATAGCGCCTGATCAGTGAGTTGCTATCTGGTCAAGCTGCTCTGCATTCAGTGTTGCCATTATAGAAAGCCATTGGAACGTGAACGAGCAGGACAGAAACAGATGATCTGTTCTATTTGTTCAGGTGTGCCTTTGCCTTCCCGTTTTCATCATAAACGAACGTGCGCAGAGGATGCAAACAGAACAGACACTCCTATTAGTCCACAAGGTTGAACGTCTCTCAAGGTGTACTACCAGTAGAGCCATAGACTTTACTATAAAACGCAATCACAAAGTAGCTTGAAATTATCTTAAAAACATTGCAGACGTACAACGTTTGGCAATGTGATGATACTACGACTGCAAACTAAAGGAAAAAGTGGAAAATATATATCGAGTCAGGTTACATAGTACAATACTAGAATTTTCTTCGAAACTGTTCCTGTTTAACGTGGCACTGGCGTACTGATACCCCTGCGAGCTTCTGACAAAATCACTTGCGCGAGCTGCACCGGCAATACCCACGTTCTGTTTTCTGTATGTCCTGCTGGAACCACCGTGGGGTCCATATCCTCCGTAACCTCCGGCAAGTACCGTCGTCGAGACAAGCAGCAGCAGGGTCACCTGCAAAGTGGCATGAAAGCGACGATCAGTAAACTACGCTGGGTTCCTTTGAcgtttcctttaaataatgagaGGCCACTAGAATGGTTTACCGTTTCTTAGTGACGTGATCGTAGTTATATAATCGACTTCCGATATATGGAGCCAGTAGTCAAATGATAATCTTAGTACACACCTTGTTGATTTTATGCTTGCATGGGTCACGACTAAGCCAAAGGCATGCAGATTTTATCGCTGATCAAGGCGTCAATACTTCGATATGGGAGGAGGGGATATATGCGAAATACATCACCCGTACAATTAGATTTATATGTGCGTTAAAGAAACACAGGCGGCCAACATAAATGAGCAGTCTCTCACATCGGAGCGCCTCGTAACTACACCGGCAATTCAATCTCACTTTCACAGGCGCTATGGACAGGGCGTTTTTCGGTGATTCTGAAGCTACGACATTCGTAACGGCTTCGAATGCCACCAGTTCCAGAACGGACGAATACCCTGTCTTCGTCCGTTGGGCGATCGATTCACCTGAGCGATCATGTCGGCGGATACGAGTGCACGGTCTGCAGTGAGCCTTGCGGGCGGAGGTGGTTCTCTTTTATAGGGCCGTTTTCGAAGTGAGAAACGCATTCTTGTTGTCTCTATTGTTGTTTGACGGGCTGTGCTCAGGGTCGCACATAATGCTTTCACCTGCTATTACGCGCGCTCAACAAAACGCcctgtgtgttttcttttttttttgaaaaaaaaagctagaaaaataggaccagtctcttttttttttcttccgggtgACGATGGGGTGCAGTTTTTCGAAGAATGCCGTTGTCCATCGACTAGTTGTCAGTTCTCCGCTCAAAAGCTAGAAGACACAAATCTCAGTGTGACTTCGTGAAATCTTAAACTTACCTCGTATACACAGTCAGCGGATGGCAACCCTGCGCCATGCTTACGCTTTGACGTCTTAGTTAATGCGTGATTCGTCGCTCAAGTCAAGCTGTAAGTCGCTAGTTTCACTGCCAAATGGCTCTCGTTAGTATTTGCGTGTCCACTGGTGCTTTGTGTGATATGCATATATATAATAGTTATGAACGACGCATAAAAAGCACATGGGACACAGATGGAAAAAAAACCACACAGACAAGGGTGCCAGACTCTgcaactaatttttattcacGTCGACACAGACACATTTACAAGCACGTGGTCCGAAAAACATGTCACACAGCACGAAAGGTTTGTCATAAATTTTTATTCAAACAGGATACCTGCTTTTGTTGCAAGGCGATAGATGAAACGCTGATACATGAGTTAGTTTTGGAAATGTGCGAAGCCTCTTATTTTCCAAGTTGTCTGATCGTCACTCCTAGcgatgatgatagtttttttCAAATTGAGGGACGCACCCACACTCCCTGCAGTGTGCGCCTACATGGACCATGTGCATACACGTGTGTGTCGACGTGAATGAAAATAGTGACGAGTCTGGCGCTCGTGTCCGTGTGGTTTTCTTCATCTGTGTTCCGTGTGTTCATAACTATGAACCAACACCAATGCGTATGAAGgaacaccaactcgcccaagtgtCAGAGCTAATGGCTATGCATATATACTTTAAACGCGCTGCCACATTCGTGAGACGGTGGGAAACGTTATTTTCAGTGAGCAGACAAGAGAATTGGCATCTCTTTTATTTTTCTTAGGTTTGTCGTCCGAGGTTGTAGTTATTGTTTCTGTGATGTGACTGTAGTGGTCCTAAAATAAGCACGCACTCACTGTCTAGGCTTCATTAAATAAGATATGTGTTTTCTAAACAAGTTCATCATTCTTTCTTTAAATCGGGCCTGCCTTAGGGGTCACAATTTATTTGATATAAATTATTCCGAAATGTGGCCATTATTAACATTGCAAACTTAACACAAGTTCGACTAAGTATCGTTAGTTCGCCAATTATATTTTGAACTAATCCGATTTCCGTGAACTTGCGAAGTACAAATTGATGCTGTATAGTGTCTATTTAAAACTAATTAGGGGATGCCATCATTTTCCTCGATGCGGGTTTCTACAGCATGCGGCAACATCCATTGGCGTTCAAGATATTTTTATGGCGCTAACCATAAGTGTTtaagtacagtgaactagaagaGGGGAAGAGGGGCAGTTTCGGTTGATGCGTTGAGTAAGACTTAATGGGCGAGTTGTTTAACACCAAACGGGTTAATAATAGCacaaacatagaaaaaaaagctatGACAATACATCCCTGCCCCTTTTTACTTTTCATCAATGATGATGACAGTAGTTTTTACTGACTTTTTACTGTTATTACTGGctacggacactggcggcagcGGCTCACAACTACGGTgccacgcgtgacccgtgttTTTATCTCATAACAACTGTCGCTGTAAAACGTATGATCGCTTCAAGCCTTTCCGTGCCGAACTTCAGTCTCATTTGGCACTCAAGTTCTGTAAGAAAATTATGTCTGCCGTCATAACAAACGTGCttgagtcaaatacgacgtgtctTATTCGCGATGGCTGATAATTGTCGCATTGGTTCGGATATTCTGGGTTCAAAGTTTGCACACTATGTCCatacgtcaattgtagttaaagCTGCTTTTAAGCTGCTTTTAAAAACACGGAACGACTTCAGCgggagaattgattgattgattgattgatatgtggggtttaacgtccgaaaagcTGGGGAATATTACCAAGGTCATCTTTGTTTTGTTGATTGGCTGCTGTATGCACTTTGAAATGGCGGGGGAAGCTGTATAGGCACGGGCGTGGTGTCACCTTTTACCGCATAAATGTCTCGTGGCTCCTGCGGTACTCCGAGTTTGGGAATTTTTCATCGCTTCAGACTTACTGCCCCGATTTCTGCTCTTGTTTGTCAATATTAACGGATAGGTAACACACAAGAAAACTGAACACATGAGCCGGTACTTTTGTAAAAAAGTTTACGTATACATATTGCACGCGTTTAGCTTATTTTTTGgtattttattgtgatagcaattatatggacactctcggctggatttcgccgccggaggtcgcgTCCcttaccgtatatgtatacgtatctatatatattgttgcgaacgtgtttactactttagagtagaaataGTCCAGCAGTCATAATGGCGGCCGTTGTGTATTTTTGGAACCCCAGacacgtcatcgtcctcttcttcgcATCTCCCCCATAAAGATAGCGGCAACCCCGCAAAATCGACCTCCGGCGGCAAAAGTGCCGACCctgcgcttgttagcaggtgttgggcGAGAGGTGCGACTTCAGGCAAGCGACATGGACGATGTCAGAAGATGTGGGTTTAGAGGACaccataggtaacatcagttacctgccagAGCACACGGTAAGGTTCGGAATACCTGGGTAGAAGCTTTTCgactctgccaacatgccgccacgGAATCCACAAAAGAACAAGGTCACCCGGATCAAAGccgatgttctgatggtggctgtCGTTGCTATGTTTCTGGTGGAGCTACATTCCGAAAGGCGCCGATGGGCAATCTGTTGGGCCCTCTCGGCTTTACTAAcagcgcggcgagcatatgctgtggacaagTCCGCAGGGTTGAGTACAATCGTGTCTAACGGCAATGTCGGATCTCTTCCATACTAAAGGTAAAAGGgcgaatatccagcagtgtcgtggcgtgagctttTGTAAGcaaaagtgacaaagggtagcgcaatgtcccagtcgcGATTATcagtcgacacgtacatggcgagcatatcggttAGCGTACGATTCAAACGTTCTGTGGAGCCGTTCGTTTGAGGATGATAGGCCGTCGTAAGGTTGTGCTTGGTTGGACAAGAATGAAGTAGGTCGTcgattaccttagataaaaagttgAGACCACGGTCgttgaccagttgacgaggagcgccgtgatgtaAGATGTCCTCTTCAATAAAAAAGTCGGCGACGTCTGTAGCGGAGCTGCTTGAAAGAGGTGTCATAATGGCAAAATGTATCGAATAATCTGTAGCGACGGCGACAACCCTGTTACCATCGGTCTAAAGAGGGCCAGGGCCCAGAAGATCGAGGCCAACAAGATAGAAAGACTCGGTAGATATGGCGATCGGCTGAAGGGGCCCATCAGGTTGTACAGCCGtagccacgtctgtgtagagcgctTGAGCAGCCGGTTTTTTCTCTGCGGACCgaaacctcgaggcagtttcAGGCTCTCaagtggtgtatcaggagcatgcgTGGCCTAGTTGTCAGACTGACCACGTCAGGGCCTGATACTGCCCCAAGGTTTTGCCCAGTGGAGCAAAAACCAGCTGTTCGCGTGCTCTATACAGACGTGACCGCGGCTGTACAGCTGTtcttttgcggcgttgacacaaCTCGCAAGAAGCAACATAACGTTGTGcggaacggtagaggccgggccagaaaaaagcgtcggcggacatgGTGGTACGCTTtagcaacaccaaggtggccagccattGGTACATTATGTAGTTGCTAAAGCACGGTCGAGCGCAGATGAGTGGGCactacgagtagtagttcgtgtCCCACGGTGTGCATGTGGGGGCGGTATAAGATGCCATGTATGACGACGAACATTCGAAGCAAACTGTCTGTAGAGCCGGTATTCAGACGGTCCATTGGATCTCGTAGGGATGCGTCACGCCATTGTTCtcatcccatgttgccgaaagggGAGAGTGAgaaaatacagatggacgcgagATCTGGAGCGTCAATGGGGTTCCGAGAGTGGCAGTCGGCATCTTGATGTACACGGCCGGACTTGTAGACctctgtgtatgtgaattcctggaggagCGAAGCCCAACGAGCAAAGTGCCCTGTTGGATCTTGGAGagctgaaagccagcatatagAGCGTCATGGTCAGTGGTAACGGTGAAAGGctggccatataaataggggcgaaGTTTACCAAGCGCCTAtccaagcgccaggcactcgcgctCAGTAATAGAGATATTATGTTCGGCAGgggaaaggagccggctggcatacgcaagaagtTTATAATGACCAGATTGACTCTGGGCTAACACCGCACCAATActgtagccactagcatcagtgcggacctcggttggagcggACGTGTTGAAGTGGGCGAGAATcagtggcgtggtcagaagtgttatgagccgGGGTAAAGCCGTggcttgatcaggaccccactcgaatggtacatctttcttcagaAGATCAGTGAGTGGACGTGCGACCTCTgagaagtttctgacaaatcgtcggattAATGAGCATAGggccacaaaacttcgaacgtccttggcACAAGTCCGTAcgggaaaatcgaggacagcgcgAAGTTTGTCGGGATCGGGGTGGATGCCGGATGAGTCAACGAggtgccctagaatagtaacttaaAATAGTAACTACCCTCAATTGGTAGAAACCGTCAGGCGTTTCAGAGacgtcttctcccggtcgaggccGTCTacagcgatttgccagtagccataGCGTAAGTGTATAGAAGAAAGATAAGTCGCACCATGAAGGCAATTCAGGGCATCATCGATACGAGGAAGCGGTTAGACAACCTTTCTGGTGTCTTTGTTTAAATGCCGGTAGTCCACACaaaaacgccaggtattgtcttTTTTTAACTTACTACaagggacgcccacggactcgaagagggctctatgatgccttttgtgaacATCTTATTGACCTCCTGTTGGAGGATCCGGCACTCCGACGGAGACAcgcgatagggacgcctgtgaattggagctgcatcagcGGTATCTATCCAGTGTTTGACTTGCGAGATTTTATCTAAGGGCCTACAGTAAAAGTAAAATATGTCCGAATAGGTCGTGAGGAGATTACTGAGGTCTTTGACTCGAGACAGCAATAGTTCTGAGGCAATCATCTAGGTTACGTTGTTGTGCAGTGTAGATGTGGCTGCGTCGGCGCTATACGCATTCGGCGGGATGACTACGGCCAGTTCACGTGGCACTggtgagatctggcactcgtgcgACGGTGAGAGAGTGGCGAAAACCATGCCTTGTGGTAGGACTTGAGGGCTGAgcccgaagttcagaagaggaagggaCGTCTTGTTCGCTGTAACAGTTAAAACAGTGTACGGATAGGAAACGTTGCGGGCTAGTAAAACTCCGGGAGAGGGAGAGACCACGCAATCCCCATGCGGCACACTGGCATATGGTTCAACAGTGACACAAGTCAGTGCTTCTGGTGGGAGGCAAACTCAGcacacgaaagcttgttctgaaCCATCTTCGACGCGTTGGGGGCCACAGGCAAGTCAAGTGCGAGGAGGACGTCATGAGGACAATGAGCGAGAACATGAAACAGAATGGACGTCTGGCGGTGGGTGAACCTCACAAGTGCGGTGCACAATCTGAGCCCCGGCGGAGTCGTTCCACTAACGACACGTACGAACAGGGACTCGGGTGGCGTAAGGACTTTATTTGTGCACGGAGGTCAGAACTCaaaattgaaatatgtgcgccggtgtctttgagggcagtaacaggaaggccttccacttctacatcaagcagatTATGGTCCGTAGTCAGGATCATCAGAGGGTTTttaggtcgggagtccaatgcagcgtcacctccgggagctgcttTGCTCAGTTTTCTGTGGTAGGGTATTCAGTAGGTCAGGGCACGAATAGCTACGGTGGTGAGGTGACCTAAAGTGAGGGTAATGCGGGGACGGTGAACGGTTGGAACGGTGGACTCATGTCCCAGGAGCACCATTG
Above is a window of Rhipicephalus microplus isolate Deutch F79 chromosome 1, USDA_Rmic, whole genome shotgun sequence DNA encoding:
- the LOC119178353 gene encoding adult-specific rigid cuticular protein 15.7 codes for the protein MIAQVTLLLLVSTTVLAGGYGGYGPHGGSSRTYRKQNDHGRYSFGYDIVNGYGAVNGRHETGAAYGPVHGSYYLGDIDGRHRQVHYVADKWGFRAMVKTNEPGTKSSLPAAAPYHSAHGKTVPAYGHGGYGGHGYYG